The DNA region TTCATCATCATTCAGGAGGGCAAGAATCCGTGATCTGGTCTCCGGATTCAGGAGAAACTTCTCAATGCTGTTGATTATGGAAGGTTTGTGATAAGGGGTCTGCACTTTGCCCAGGTGGTTCTTGATCAGTTCAAAAAATGGTTCATCTTCGAGGGTAAGGAGTGTGCGTTTCCAGTCATCTACTGAGGGCATCTGAACATCCTACCTTAAATATCCGTGTCCCACAACTCAATGTGATAGCCGTAGCCCTGTTCGGTCAGGAATTTCTGACGGTTAAGGGCGAACTCTTCCTCCAGGGTGTAGCGTGAAACAAGGGAGTAAAAATAGGAGTTCCGCGCCTTCGGTCTGAGAATTCGTCCCAGACGCTGCGCCTCTTCCTGTCTGGAACCGAAGGTCCCTGAAACCTGTATGGCCACCGAAGCATCGGGAAGATCGATGGCGAAGTTCGCCACTTTTGAGACCACAAGTATTGTAATCTCGCCGGAGCGGAACCGCCGGTAAAGATTTTCACGCTCGCTGTTCGGGGTTTTACCGGTTATCAGGGGTGCCTTGAAAGCGGCGGCAATCTTTGTGAGCTGATCGATATACTGGCCGATAACCAGGGTGCCCTCTCCTGCGTGGTTCGCCGCCAACTCCCGGGCAATTTCGATTTTTCGGGGATTTTCGGCGGCAATCCGGTATTTCCTTCGTTTGTCCGCCGTTGCATAGGGAATACGGTCCTCCTCGGGCAGGTCTATCCGAATTTCCGTGCAGTAGGCCTCTGCTATCCATCCCTTCTGTTCAAGCTCCTTCCAGGGGACATCGTAGCGTTTTGGACCGATGAGGGAAAAAACCTCTCCCTCTTTTCCGTCCTCCCTGACCAGGGTCGCAGTAAGCCCCAGGCGGCGCACAGCCTGTATTTCGGCAGTGACCCGGAATACCGGAGCCGGCAGAAGGTGAACCTCGTCATAGATTATCAGCCCCCAGTCCCTGGCCCGGAAGAGGGCAAAATGAGGGAAGGGTGGATCCTGTTTCTGTCCGTAGGAGAGTATCTGGTAGGTGGTAACCGTTACG from Marispirochaeta aestuarii includes:
- a CDS encoding DNA repair helicase XPB, encoding MSSINSTPLIVQSDGSLLLDVHDPGFSQARDDIAPFAELEKSPEHMHTYRISPISLWNAASAGLREQEIEERLKKWSRFPVPDNVLFNVRDLLGRYGSIVLEPSDDPAYLVLKIASEALRREILARRDIMKLLVPLGDDFMVSLVNRGSLKSALIRINYPVDDRVPLRKGEKTPIILRASTSDGRDFTVRDYQAEAAESFHGGGLPGNGFGVIVLPCGAGKTIVGLKVMELLQTSTLIVTTNVAAVHQWMDELKDKTELDHDEIGEYTSGKKEIRPVTVTTYQILSYGQKQDPPFPHFALFRARDWGLIIYDEVHLLPAPVFRVTAEIQAVRRLGLTATLVREDGKEGEVFSLIGPKRYDVPWKELEQKGWIAEAYCTEIRIDLPEEDRIPYATADKRRKYRIAAENPRKIEIARELAANHAGEGTLVIGQYIDQLTKIAAAFKAPLITGKTPNSERENLYRRFRSGEITILVVSKVANFAIDLPDASVAIQVSGTFGSRQEEAQRLGRILRPKARNSYFYSLVSRYTLEEEFALNRQKFLTEQGYGYHIELWDTDI